In Pararge aegeria chromosome 17, ilParAegt1.1, whole genome shotgun sequence, one genomic interval encodes:
- the LOC120631047 gene encoding uncharacterized protein LOC120631047 yields MTSKRKRERDNEPERYLKRQRRRKRSRSVPLMNDPDNAEKRQALKRLFGRICSVGIENDNIPADLFDNTSDSDTQYAYGDENDDPLLDSVPVDMDPEQLGFLVCAQETLRFLHCRGVAEHPMFSRLRMRLLRGIDEMAMA; encoded by the coding sequence ATGACGAGCAAGCGCAAACGTGAACGCGACAATGAGCCTGAGCGGTATCTGAAGCGTCAGCGGCGCCGCAAGCGTTCCCGCAGCGTGCCGCTTATGAATGATCCTGATAACGCTGAGAAGCGTCAAGCACTGAAGCGTTTATTTGGGCGCATTTGTTCAGTGGGAATCGAGAACGACAACATCCCGGCGGACTTGTTTGACAACACGAGTGACAGCGACACCCAGTACGCTTACGGTGACGAGAACGACGACCCGCTGCTGGACTCGGTGCCTGTGGACATGGATCCGGAGCAGCTCGGCTTCTTAGTGTGCGCTCAGGAGACGCTGAGATTCCTGCACTGCCGCGGGGTGGCCGAGCACCCGATGTTTTCCCGACTGCGTATGCGTCTTCTCCGCGGCATAGACGAGATGGCGATGGCCTGA